A genomic window from Peromyscus maniculatus bairdii isolate BWxNUB_F1_BW_parent chromosome 1, HU_Pman_BW_mat_3.1, whole genome shotgun sequence includes:
- the Bloc1s3 gene encoding biogenesis of lysosome-related organelles complex 1 subunit 3, with translation MASSQGRRRRPGTVVPGEAAETDSELSASSSEEEELYLGPSGPTRGRPTGLRVAGEAAETDSEPEPEPTAAPGDLPPLVVQREAAETWGTEEAPVAAPARSLLQLRLADSQTRLDHDVAAAVSGVYRRAGRDVAALAGRLAAAQATGLAAAHSVRLARGDLCALAERLDIVAGCRLLPDIRGVPGIEPEQDPGSRA, from the coding sequence ATGGCGTCGTCCCAGGGTCGGCGGCGGAGACCGGGGACGGTGGTGCCGGGGGAAGCGGCGGAGACCGACTCGGAACTGTCTGCGTCCTCgtcggaggaggaggagctctACCTGGGTCCCTCGGGCCCGACGCGCGGCCGCCCCACGGGGCTCCGTGTGGCCGGGGAGGCAGCGGAGACCGACTCGGAACCGGAGCCCGAGCCCACGGCCGCGCCGGGAGACCTGCCCCCGCTCGTGGTGCAGCGCGAGGCGGCGGAGACGTGGGGCACCGAGGAGGCCCCGGTCGCGGCGCCCGCGCGCTCGCTCCTGCAGCTGCGCCTGGCCGATAGCCAGACGCGCCTGGACCACGACGTGGCGGCCGCGGTGAGCGGCGTGTACCGCCGCGCCGGCCGCGATGTGGCCGCCCTGGCCGGGAGGCTGGCGGCTGCCCAGGCCACGGGGTTGGCGGCCGCCCACAGCGTGCGCCTGGCTCGCGGGGACCTCTGCGCGCTCGCCGAGCGCCTGGACATCGTGGCTGGCTGTCGCCTGCTGCCGGACATACGAGGGGTACCGGGCATCGAGCCGGAGCAGGACCCGGGATCGAGAGCTTAG